The nucleotide sequence GGCTGATGCATAGACATTCATATGCTTTGGTCTTGAACTTAGTGACTAAGTGTCCTTCATTTATGCATGAAAAGTTCTACTCAACATAGTAacagaagtaattttttaaaggttgGAAGCAATTATGAGAAATTAAGAGAAATGTGAGCACTGCTCACATATTAATACTTAGTTTGGAAGAATCAAGCAGATGAGTGACTTTGTCGTACTGTCCTTTTCAAAGTTTGAGTACATGGACCAACTGGTGAGGTTTTTTTTGAAGTAGAAGATTTGAAGAatttgcttctgctgctgctgctggtggctGACGTGCACTGAACCCTCTCTCTGGGTCAGGCACAGTTCTAAGACGGCCCACAAACACCACAGCAGTGCTGTGAACAGGGCCTCCATGTTTCCCCAAGTTACAGATGAGAAGAATGTGGTACAAAGAGTTTAAAGAATAAAGGAGACTAGCGAAGGAAGAGTTGTGGAAAGTAAATGATATATTCCCAACACATTTTTCATTCAGGTAACATTACACAACAAGAATGCTATTTtgctcaataataataataataatatttattactattataataTGTTACTTTATATCATCTCGGGAAAAATGACAAAACTGAATTTCACCACCAGTGATATAAATTAATTCTGTATCTGATGCTTATGTTCCAAGGGGGCTAGTACCCCTTAACAACATGTGCCACTGTTTCTGATGCTAACAAGGTGGGAGAACTTCTTTTGAAAGAGGCTTAACCCTGTGATTCCAATTGCTCTTTTACAGTTAAGTTTCAGGGTGATAAAAAGTCATATCTTATACTCAACTGATCATTCTTTCATAATTAACCAATTTGGGTTTATATTTGGAGTTACTTgaattttagaaatgaatttaTGCAGATAATTTGGACAAAAATGGCTAATTTCGGTTGGAACTCTTATTAGCAGATATAAAGCAAGCTAAATTGTCAGATTAGGTGGTATTAAAAACAGTAGTAAAAATACAGCCCTGCCAAGATGATGCATATGATATGGCAGAAAATGTGTTCTGTGCTTTCAGGAGTTCCAGTGGAGATCCTCAAAGAATCTCTTGGTGaggagctttttaaaatatgttatgaaGAAGATGAATACATCCTAGGTGTGGTTGGAGGAAccctgaaagattttttaaatagcttcAGCACTCTCCTGAAACAGAGCAGCCACTGTCAAGAAGCAGAAAAGAAGGGCAGGTTTGAGGACGCGTCCATCCTATGCCTGGATAAAGATCCCAATATCTTACATGTTTACTATTTCTTCCCCAAGAGGATCACTTCCCTGATTCTCCCCGGCATCATTAAGGCAGCTGCTCGCATACTGTACGAGACGGAAGTGGAGGTTTCCTCGACGCCTTCTCGCTTGCACCAGGACTGCCGTGAGTTCGTGGACCAGCCCTGCGAGCTCTACTCCGTGCAGGTCAGGAGCGCTCGGCCGCACCCGCCCTCCGGGAAGCCCGTGTCCTCGCTGGTCATCCCCGCCTCGCTCTTCTGCAAGACCTTCCCTTTCCACTTCATGCTGGACAGAGATATGAGCGTCCTACAGCTCGGCCACGGCATCAGGCGGCTGATGAGCAGGAGAGATGTGCAAGGGAAGCCTCATTTTGACGAGTACTTTGAGATCCTGACCCCCAAAATCAGCCAGACCTTCAGCGGCATTATGACCATGCTGAACATGCAGTTCGTGGTGCGAGTGAGGAGGTGGGACAACTCCGTGAAGAAATCTTCCAGGGTAAGAACAGTTGTCCTGTTGTGATATGGAATCAATGCTTTTGCTTTTAAAGACTGGgtgtgaaaaatgtaaaaatatactgTATCAGTCCAgaatatattaaacattttttaatgtggaccgtttttaaagtctttgttgaatttgttacagtgttaCTTCTACTTTATGTTTTTTGGCTTTTTGGGTGAagggaatgtgggatcttagttccctgaccagtttgcagagtcttaaccactggactgccaaggaatccccccaaatttttaatgaaatatttctgtttaaaataattctaaaatactTTGAAGGCtggaataaatttaaaacaagattCTTTGTGCATTCATTTGCTTGCTTACTTAAGGCATtacttcacaaatattttttgaatgcaatctaccttttaaaatctttgtgtgttgttctgtgctaagtcacttcagtcgtgtctgactctttgcaaccctatggactatagcctgccaggcttctctctccatgggattctccaagcaagaatactggagtgggttgccatgccctcctccaatgggatcttcccgacccagggatggaacccacatctcttatatctcctgtattggcacgTTGGTTTTTTACCATTAGCGTCACCTGGAAAATATTCATGGAGTATTTTATAACTGAATTATAAAAATACTTATGTAAAAATATGGCTTCGATCATCACGAAATAGCTGACTTAATTTGGATAATAAGAGGATTtctacaacaaagaaacaaaaatgacttGTTTCGTAGAGGAGGCAACTAAATGGATTCTTAAGTCAAGGAAAGTTCAATAACTTGTTTGATTAACTGTTAGAAAATGTGGGAGAAAGTGTTCTGCTCTCATCTCGTAGTAGAGAACCATGCATGATTTAGAAAAGAAGTTTGGAAATCACAGTCAATAGAATAACTGAGCTCATAGAAAGGCTCACGACGTACCTGACTTCTGGACCCAGAAGACACACTCTCTGTCCTCCCAGATGGAAACAGCTTTATTACTTTTTATGCTAAACACAGTACagctaaatgtttaaaaataggtAATACTTTAAGATGTCCATTGCAAAATCAAAAACATTATGTacatttttgtttaaaacaaaaaagctactttttacagttctttttttaTCAGTAAATGATATCTGTGTGTGTCCTTCCATGTCATTAGACACTGgtctctttcactttttcaaaggCCATGTCATATCCCATTGTGTGGTCGTCCTGTATTTTGGTTAACTGTCCACTGTTGAAGGACGTCCAGGCTGTTTTTGTGGCTCTGTTTCGTTAACACGTATGTACACATCTGTCTCCTTCACACACGTGAGCCTGTGACCGAGATGAGCATGTGAAGCCCCCTCGCCGAGGGGTCCTGTGCACCCTTCTGCTGATGGCTGCTGCTGAGAGAACGTTGGAGCAGAAGCATCAGTGTGGCACGTGGTGAGAAAGCTTGGAAGCAGGAATTTGGGGCATTGTTGATTGAAAATCATGATTTCTGTGTAaactatgatgctgggaaagattgagggcaggaggagaagaggacaacaggggatgagatggttagaaggcatcaccaactcaatagacatgagtctgagcaaactctaggagacagtagaggagaaggaagcctggtgtgctgcagttcatggggtcacaaagagttggacacgacttagcaactgaacagcaacaattctCCAGTATATTCTCCAGATGTCTGCATGCATTTTAGAGCTCATAGTTAAAGCACAAGAGAGCTGATTGTTTTTGTCAACAAGTAGAAAAAActcaagtttaaaaacaaagctgGGGGGAgcgggggactaagatcctgcaaggtgCATGacttgttcaaaaaaaaaaaaaaaaagaagggattaTCACTGTAACTGTTTCCTCACTTTTTGTCTGTTGGGAACATGAATAAGCTGCAAAGCTTGGTCCTCCTTCTCCACAGGTGATGGACCTCAAAGGCCAGATGATCTACATGGTGGAGTCCAGCTCTATCCTGTTCTTGGGCTCGCCCTGCGTGGACAGACTGGAGGACTTCACGGGCCGAGGGCTGTACCTCTCCGACATCCCCATCCACAACGCGCTGCGGGATGTGGTGCTGATTGGGGAGCAGGCCAGGGCCCAGGACGGCCTGAAGAAGAGGCTGGGCAAGCTGAAGGCCACGCTGGAGCAGGCCCaccaggccctggaggaggagaagcggaAGACGGTGGACCTGCTGTGTTCCATCTTCCCCAGCGAGGTGGCGCAGCAGCTGTGGCAGGGCCACGCCGTGCAGGCCAAGCGCTTCGGCAACGTCACCATGCTCTTCTCGGACATCGTGGGGTTCACAGCCATCTGTTCCCAGTGCTCCCCGCTGCAGGTTATCACCATGCTCAACGCACTCTACACCCGCTTTGACCGGCAGTGTGGGGAGCTGGATGTCTACAAGGTAGGCGGCCAGGCCCCAGATGGGGAGAGTTGGGCGTTGGGCCAGGAGCCTGTCCTGGGAACAGGCATCCTGCCTTCATTGTATGGGTGTCTTTTGGCCCTGAATCTGCTCAGAGATGATTATTCCAGAAAGGACAGCCACTGTGTCTTTCCACAGAATGCAGGGTGACAGTGAGGGAGTGGGCTGCCAGACCCACAGAAAAGTGACGTTTTAAATTCAGTGAGCCTGACACTTGGACTGTGAAAACTGAGATGaattggtttggttttgttttctttttttttttaagtattaatttttttggctgctctgggtcttatttgcagcatgtgggatctagttccctgatcagggattgaacctggattgggagcttggagttatagccactggaccaccagggaaataccaaGACAGACTGTTAAGCCTGAGATGTTTCAAAGAGGGAGGATGTAGCCTTTCCATCTGCAAAAGTAAAGAAGCAGGAGGATTACATGAATTATCTTCCGACAGATTCATTCAGTATAGAGTAACAGGGTGCTTTTAACGACCAGGGAACAAAAGCCCAAATCACCTGCTTGTCTGGCGACCAAGGGCAGGAGACGGCCTGTCTTCAAATCTTGCTTTCTGCCTTGTTCGCTTTGTAAGCAGAGAAAGTGAAATAACCTTTCGCAATTCTGAAACAGAGGATATAATATCCATTCACAGAGTTTATATGCATGAATAACATGCTTTACGTCCTGTAATCTTCATGAATGGAGCTCTTATAAAGATTACGGTAAAAAAAATATCTGTTATTCATCAGCCAGCAGGGTTGACTGAGTGCTTACAGGGTACCAGGCATCATTCTAGGCTCTGGGGATGCACAGAGATTGTCCCTGAAACATAATACACTATTTTTAATGTAACTATTGttaataaggggcttcccagatggagctagtggtaaagaacctgcttgccaatgcaggagacataagagatgcaggtttgattcctgggttgggaagatcctctggaggaggaaatggcaacccactctagtgttcttgcctggagaattccttagacagaggagcctggcgggctacagtccatggggttgcacagagttggactcgactgaagtgacttagcatgcatggttAATAAGAGAACCAATGAAGAGATTCTGCCTGTTTCTTTAGAAGTAAAACGTTTTCTTATGATTTAATGTATTTTACATAGTTCTCAGCATTGGCTTGAAGAATAAAGCATGCTTCTCATTTATGTGGCTTGAATCATGTTTTAATTTGCCACATAAAAAGCTGACATTTCAGAGCTTAACCtaacatgaaataaataaatgattaaagaggaaacaaaaattatttatggGACAACATAAGCCCTGCTTGGTTCCAGCCTAGATGCTCATGGTGAAACTTTctctttaaaacatttctaacaGGAAATTCCAGACAGAGCTGTATTTCCCTTGGGAAAAAAGAGGTCCATGTATAATTACAGATAAAATAATTGGCTTTGGTTAGGTTAAGCCTGATGGCCTCTTGTGGAATTCACTGTATTTATTTGTAGACAGCTGATGTCTTGAGAAGGGCTCCTCCCAGAACTGTGAGGAGGTCTCGCTCTTCTCTGCAAACTGCCCAGCTGCTCACAGAAGCCGCCCACTGCCGCACGATGCTCCCTgctgaaatgtttaaaaatgtcgTCACTCCTCTCTAGCGTTCAGAACCTAGCTCCTCATGGCGAGGATGGGGCGCAGAGTCCCCTGAGGACCCGGCTGCTGTCCCAGCCAGTGAGTCTGTGTCCTCGTTTCACTTGCTATTCATGTCGACGCTGTGTGGAAACACTGGAGATGCTGTGAATAAACGGGGAGGGGGCCTCCCCTCAGAACACACATAAGATACGGAGTGTGTTCCCATCACCGGCTCACCTGTGCCTGGCTGGCTTCTGGGGAACAGCAGGGCTTGTTTATCCCAGTCTCCAGTTGGACCAGGACTCcattcagtttcattttctttctttcattctttttggtcATTTTCCTGCTTATTTGATTATTTATCTAGTGGTTTAGCATATCCTTACTGGTCCTCCAGAGTTTGCCAgcgtggtggggggtggggtccaGTCCCTGTGATGAGTCCCAGAGAAGGGAGGGGGCAAGGGAGGGACACACAGATAGGGGACAGGATAGACTCCCTGTGACACCGGGGACGCCATGCCACGCTTGCCAGCGCAGGGGCTCCAGCAGCATCGATACTCGGCAGGGCTGAGGGGGCCTCTCCCCCTACTGGGTAGCTCTCTGAGCCCTGTGACAGGTTAGCCCCTAGGCTGAGTGCATCTCCGTGGGCGTGGCCGAGGTGATGCTGTTGGATGCTGGGCTCACCCACTGGTGAGTATCCTGGGCCTCAGTGGTGGAGGAGTTGATGAGACAGCAGACTCAGAGAGCTTGCTTTCTACCAGGAAAACAGACAGCAAAGGCGTGAATTCACAGCATCCCAGATGGTGTGCTCTCTCTGGAAGGAAATAGAGCAAGTGCAGGGGAGCTGGGTGAGGGGATTTCACGGAAGTGAAATTGCCTTCCTTGCAAGGTGAGTTTTAGCAGAGCCTGAGGAAACCAAGGATGTGTCTAGTGGTCACCTGCAGGAATACTGATCCAGACAAAGGAATAACAAATGTTTGCTATGTTTGAGGGAAAACAGGAGGCCAGCAGCTTGGGACAAAGTGAGCAAGAAAGAGAATAAGGAGAAGGATCAGGATCAGGGGCAGCAGAAAGGCAGGACAAGAATTCTGGGGCAGCTTAAGGGCTCTGGCATTTATTTTGAGTGAAATAAGCAATTGCTGATGTTGtccccctttctcttctctctcacctTCACCCCTCCAGATTGCCAGCTTTGGATCAGAACAATGATATGATCTAGGTTACAATAAGAATTTGGAGGAGAAAAATGCACCTATTACAATTTGGTAGCTTATTTGTGGATTTAAATGGACTGTTAGCTTTCTATATTCAGCATGACAAATGAAAATCACTCGTAACAACAACAAtcatgacaataataataattgatcAATACATGAAATTCACAGAAGAGATTGATTTCTGATAGCTTTCCAATCACCATTGTCTCTGCCTCCCGCTTGACATCCTAGTCTCTGTACTTTATGGTTAATATTCATGTTGACAGTTTATCATTGCTATGACAGCACCAAAAGTTATTTTGAAAAGTTGCAATATCAGTTTTAACCTTAACTGTATTTGTAGGACCTTGATTCAGTAGTGACTTTGTTCAAAGCACTGTATTTTATGCTGAGAGGATATATCACCCAATATCTCAAACATATTATAATAGATTCAAAGTATGTCATTTGCTTCTACAAACTCCATTTTACGTGGTGGGGGGAGAAAGAGGTGCAATGGTGTAGGGGAATCAGTGACAAGTCTGGGAGCAGACACCCCTCCTGACACTGTATTCACAGCAGGGTGCTACCTCTCAGCTTAGAAACCTTGTGAATTTCCTGGAAAGAAAAACCTTTTCCAAGAGTCTGTGATTGACTCTGATGTTCCATTGGCCCATGAAGCTGAGATTTCTGCTTCATGATGTAATTTCTGCTCTATGATGTACACTGTGATgcttcctgggttttttttttttttttttttttgtaatgtggAGAATCTGTTGTGCATAGGTGGAGACGATTGGCGATGCGTACTGTGTGGCCGGGGGCTTACACAAAGAGAGTGACACCCACGCTGTTCAGATCGCGCTGATGGCCCTCAAGATGATGGAGCTCTCTCATGAAGTCGTGTCTCCCCATGGAGAACCCATCAAGGTGAGGCTGATCACGTGCTGTTTAGGAGATGTCACGAGAGTAAATGCTGGTTAGTTAGTCTTGCTGTATCTCACTGTTctctgaacccagggtaggcaaggcgcCAGTGGGAAAGCTGGAAGCAAAGTCAAGGAGCTGGAGAAACTGCAGACACGTTTATTCTCTCCTGACTGGCACCGCAGCCAGAGCAGCAGACAAGCTGTATTTTCTCATGGTTGACCCAGCGGACACAGCCATAACTGTGGCTATAATGCAGCCTCAAGGGCTTTTCAGGTGGAACTTTTATCTGTTTACAGAACAGAAGTGGCTCGTGCCCAAGTGGGTACATTGTGACATGCATGCACAGTGCTATAAGTTATCTCAGTTGTTACAGAACCATGTATTTACAACACGTGGGGCCAGAGTGAGAGGCCATGGGATGAGAGAGCCTGACCACCACCAACTTGGCTAATTAGCTTTTTTCCCTACAGTTAGTTATCAGTAGAATGGTGCATCCATCAGGGTTTAGTTGCATAGAGTAGATCTCCATCTCGCTGAAGCACCAGAAAATTTACTTCATGGTATTAAGTGGCTTACAGACCACTAGGACCAAGGAAGCCATCCATGACTTGAGCGCTCAAAGAGTGGATCCTAAAGCCATGCTTCAGAACCATGGCTTCCTCTGTGATCTGGAAGCTGGTTCTAGAAACACACAGCCACAGCCAGGCAGGAAACCACTGTGCTCAGAAAGTAGCTGTCTCCGCTACTGGCTGCACTGCAGAGTTGCACCCACTGTAATTGCATCAGCAACGTGGAAATTCTGCATCGTGACTCTCACCAATTGAATAACTGGAAGCCGGGTCCCTGCTAAGCCTGGGAGAGGGAGGACACAGTCTTCTGCTGTGCTCACAAGGGAAGCTGTAGGCAGAAATCCAGGTTCCCAGAGCTCGTGCAAGGGCGTCTGATTCACCAAAACCTCAGTACATCTAGAAACTTTGAGGGAGTTTGAAAAATGTAGTTTTTGGTTTTCTGAGCCCTGCAGGGGAGGAATTTTACTAGAATGAATGTGGACTGGTAATCTAGCAATATTTTCCAGGACACATAAAATTCCAAAATTTCTAAATAAGCCAGATCCCAGAACAATAATGTCTTATTGcagatgataaaataaaataaacatgctcGGCAGAGATTTAATAGACAACACATGAACAGATATCTTTATTTGTCCCACTTGAAGTGAATCTGCCACTTAACTTTTATAAAACAGTCCTCAATTAATGACCTTCAGAAATGGGCCTTTGAAATAATATGGAATCCTATCTGGCATGATATAAAATAtagagagaaggaggaaaacGAAGTTTAGCCAGCACTTAcactgtaaagaacctgcctgcgttgcaggagacccaggttcagtccctcggttgggaagatcccctggagaagggaatggctacccactctagcatcaTGCCTGGAggatgctatggacagaggagcctggcaggctacagtccacgggtcacaaagagccagacgtgactaagccattaactttcactttctttttctctccagtgTTAATATTAATCGAAGCTATATATGTAAGCCTTCACAACTATTTTCTAAGAGAATGGTCATCCCAGTTATATACTGATGTGTGACACGCTTCCCTAAAATTAGTGGTGTAAAACCACAGAGCTTTCGTGATGCAGTGATTTTGTGCAATGGAATTTGGATGAGGCATAGCATGAATACCTTGTCATTTCTCACAGTATCTGGTACCTCCACTGGGAATTCTCAGTGGCTGAGGGCATGCAGAGTAGCTGAACTTACATCACTTGAACCAGAGGATTATTTCAAGATACCGCCTATCTCACCTGCCTGGTTCTGTGGTTGGGCATGGGAGAGGGTGGGCATGGCAGGGGATGGACCCCACTGGGACTGTCAGCCCAGTGCTTACATGTCCTGCTCCAGCTGGGCAGCCTCGGGACAGTCACACTTCTTACCTGGGGGTGGGTGTCCACGGAACAAAGTCAGTATCTGCTGTATGGCCTTTTACACCTTGGCCTTAGGAGATAAACGGTGACACGTCCATTGTATACTATTGGCCAAAGCAACCTTAAGCCTGCCCAGAAGGGAGAAGACATAGATGCCAGGTCGCAATAGGAAGAGTGTGAAACAATTCTCCACTGTGTTTTAAAAGCATCACAGTGTCTGACTTTTCCAGATAGCTAGTTTCTATAATTTTTTAGAAGataattatattttgcttttttttgataAGGAGTCTCATAGCATCAAAGTGAATGCCTAAAATATCTGGATTAATAATAAACCCAGTGATCTCCACTTAAATGGGTTCTATAATTAAGATGTGTATGTTTGGGGAAGGGGGTTAGTGCCATGATTTTTGACATTTGTAGAAATGTACTTAACAGTTTTGCAATTGCAAGAATTATTTATAGCTAATTTCAAAGATGGTTACCCAGGTGGTAATAATTTAGCTTTACTGACCTATAAATGCAGGTTTAAACATGGCTTTTTATTTGTACTGACCTAGGAAATTTCTGGTGGCCTTAGGGGTTACTCATGAATTACCACAAGTGCAGACTCATTTTAGTAGTGAGAAAAAAACACTAATGTGTGTCAGGGCAGCAGTTGTGACTTAAACATCATTTTACTTAGTACATATGTAGTATATGTAATGTATAATATAGTTGAACCACATTGTAGAGGAATCCACAATTCAGTGATGGACAAGGGTGGTCAAGACTCTACTGGATTTGAAGCTGTGTGTTTCTGGCTGCAAAGCCCAGGCTTTTATGACTTCTTACCCTCCTTCCCCATGAAATGGAATCACAGTGAAAGAATAGGAAGTGTTTTTGGTTTCAAACTCTGTGTCTTTCTCCAGCATGTCTTGTGTACTAACTGTCTACTCGCTTATTCTACCGATTTCCTCACTAACACCCGCCCACCCGGCTGAGGCTTGGAGGACCGCAGGTGAACTGTGTGTTAGGATGGAGACCTTGCCGAGGCCGAGAAGCCCAGCGGGAGACAGAAAGGGCAGAGTGCACTCACTGCAtgctctggagcctccctcccagcccagcaGCCAGTGTGTGGAAGGGCTCCGTCTACAGTGGCCCTGGACGGGAGACTCCTCAGCAGATTTCCATTTGGGGCATGATGGGCACCTCACACTTTGGACCATTTTTGTGCTTGTAAACTTACAAAGTTCTCTGATAAGAAAGCTTTGGAGTCAAGAGTGCGATTCAGGACTGGAGTCAAAAGTGCAattcagggctgggggagggagggaggggagaaagcAAAGGGACCTTGGCCCTGTCTGTGTTGTTCGGATGTTTATAAAGAGGATGTATTTCTATATTAATTATGCAATAGAAACAGTAAAACACTACAATGAACTTGTCCTATTAAAAGCTAGAATAACTAGGTACAAGGGAGAAACTGGTTTAATGAGAAGAGtgcccaaagaaaataaaaacttatgaAAGTATGCCTGGTATTTATAAGCAGAAGATAGCCTTTTGTCACCTTTTCTTGGTTTGTTTAAATTGTTCTTTGTTAATTGTTTATGTATAGAACCATGTTTTCCTAAGGAAGAAAAAGCCGGACGCAATAGAAATCTATATTTTTGTGCTTAAAGTAAAACTGATGAAGAAGAGGCTTTAAAAGTAATCCAATCCTGAGTTTTTTAGGTGAGGAAAGAGTACAGGGGAAATGTGGAGATTTAGAGAAAGTCAGACAGCCAGAGACAGAGAATAAGTCAGTGGTCACCAGTGAGAAGCAGGTAGAGGGagagggcaggagtgggggtCAGAGCTACAGACCTCTAGGTATGAAATAAGTAAGTTacaggatgtaatgtacaacgcAGGAAAAAGAGCTAACATTATATAATAACTTTGTGTGGGGCATGATCtgtaaaatattaaacaattacattgtacatctgaaaataatATCGTAAGTCAAGTATACTTCGATTAAAAAAGTCAGACTGCCAGCTATTAGCAGAATTTTGGTTTCTAATACAAATCCCCTGATTCATGATGTCGTGCTTTTGTTGAAAAATTTTGCAGAATTCATGGTTTAACAAATGGTTCTCAGAAGTTTCTAGAAGAGGTCTGA is from Muntiacus reevesi chromosome 13, mMunRee1.1, whole genome shotgun sequence and encodes:
- the GUCY1A1 gene encoding guanylate cyclase soluble subunit alpha-1, which translates into the protein MFCAKLKDLQITGDCPFSLLAPGQVPREPLGEATGSGPAATPGQPGICPGVPDKNPPGRLPRRKTSRSRVYLHTLAESICKLIFPEFERLNLALQRTLAKHKIKENRKSLEREDFEKIIADQAIAAGVPVEILKESLGEELFKICYEEDEYILGVVGGTLKDFLNSFSTLLKQSSHCQEAEKKGRFEDASILCLDKDPNILHVYYFFPKRITSLILPGIIKAAARILYETEVEVSSTPSRLHQDCREFVDQPCELYSVQVRSARPHPPSGKPVSSLVIPASLFCKTFPFHFMLDRDMSVLQLGHGIRRLMSRRDVQGKPHFDEYFEILTPKISQTFSGIMTMLNMQFVVRVRRWDNSVKKSSRVMDLKGQMIYMVESSSILFLGSPCVDRLEDFTGRGLYLSDIPIHNALRDVVLIGEQARAQDGLKKRLGKLKATLEQAHQALEEEKRKTVDLLCSIFPSEVAQQLWQGHAVQAKRFGNVTMLFSDIVGFTAICSQCSPLQVITMLNALYTRFDRQCGELDVYKVETIGDAYCVAGGLHKESDTHAVQIALMALKMMELSHEVVSPHGEPIKMRIGLHSGSVFAGVVGVKMPRYCLFGNNVTLANKFESCSVPRKINVSPTTYRLLKDCPGFVFTPRSREELPPNFPSDIPGICHFLEAYQQGTTSKPWFQKKDVEEANANFLGKASGID